The window TATTAATATCCCTTGATTTGGAGTTTGTTTGTTACATGAAGCAATTTTATTGCTGTTCATTCCCTgtacccttgtattattattgttattcttgTACATATTGTTGTTGAGTTGTGGGCTATATATTGTTGTGGCTTTGGTATTGTTGTCTAGGCGATGTTGTGGCATATGTGCGCGTGGTTTGTAGGTTGATTGTTGTGTTGTGAATGAGATGCACATGTGACGACATAAGTGTGATGTTTATTGATGCACATGCGGCGAGATAATGGGGcttgtgtgtgatagtgtacgaCCAAGACTCGATAGGAAGAAATGTAATGACATTGTATATAAAGCAGTAACAGACAAGGGTGTAGAGGCAATAACTATAAAGAACAAATAAAGCAGGTAAGCATGCAATTGCAAATTTATCTATAATTAAAGAAATGTATAAATAAATCTTGATGCCAAATTAGTCTAAGTCTCCTAAATTCAGAACCTAAGTGtgaatccccagtagagtcgccatgttgttgcaccctattttgcactagtcaagacatgtttcaacttgtgatttctctgttgttgatgaaagaaagtctccacctaatatttaaaggtatactagggtacttatttaattactaagttataTTTTTATTGGTCTGCTAGCGGTGAGATTATGGGCAAGCGTTCTTATTCTTTTacggggaaggtgttaggcaccccttgaAATCTACCTCAGGTAGCTCCATATGACTTAGACTAATTTTAAGGAATCAATTATTTATACTATGCCTAATTACTATTAAAACAAGGATTACTATATATATCTAAGGGAGGGTATATAAAAGGATGTAAGAATTTTAAGAATAAGTTATTTATATTGTGCTTAATTACTATTAAAAGCGTTGCTTACTATATATATCTAAAGGATAGgttaaaagagttttgaaagtAGTCCATATTTTATAAGGCTTGTAAAAAAGGTTAAGGTTGTGAAAGCAGTTGATTTAGGGAATGAGTGTTTATATAATTCTAAAAGATATTTGTAAGAAAGTGAACATAAATTTaccttgattttaaaatctgaaaagaGGCGGTCTTTTAGAAATCCATTTTGGGCGATAATACTTCAccgttttttttataaaaatcttattttaCCCCTTGTTTAGTAAAATTGGCAATTCTTTTCTAATTTTTCTTTCTGAAAAAATGGGGTCATTGTTTATGACTAAAATCTGGGCTTCAAAAATCTTTTTAGAGAGGCAAGTGAGCGATGAGATTAAAAAGGTACGGGAAGATTATAATTAGTGAAATGAGGATTAGTTACTAACTAATTTCTTTTAAATCCAATATTATTTAAAACTTGCCTATATTTCATATGATATTAAAGCATGAAGATAAAGTATGAGTGTTAAATACCTGATAACAAAATATGATATACCGATAAGGCAATAGGTAAAATTAATGAAGTAGTAAACTAGATTAAGGAAGCACTAAATAATAACGAAGGAAAGGAGGGAAAGAAGACTGGACTCTGATGGTTGGGCCTCAAGAAGGAAGGCCCAACAATTGAAAGATACGACTACAGCTGACTGGACCCTCCAGAAAAAATGCAACAAGGCTGGcttgggcctgagttccttaGGAACTTAGCAGGCCCTAATGTGTACAtgcccaaaaagaaagaaagtcatTAGATGTATATTCCATATTTTCAACATATTCAAACATGCATGAAACATATATAAACAGATGACTGGAACAACAAATTATCAATATTTAAATATTATGGGAAAATATACCAATGTGGTGGTTATACATGGCAAATAATTTGCATCGAaaacctttcgttgtcattaaacactaaacccctAAAGAACCCAAAGTGTCAATGATCTAAGGGCTAAGAAGAAAGCTCTACTCAAGGTCGATGCCCCCTTTAAATCCCccaacacttcaaagttcccaagggactcaaggcccagggcaatgcttgtgccggggaggGCAACCCAACCCAGAGTCAAACTCcactcccaaatacccttaaCCACTAATGACTTATTTTCCCTATGGGTTTAAATGCCAATGAGGCCCTTTCAATGTAAATTAAATGCTATAGCATTACTAACCCCCAAAAATATACCTTCCCTCCTAACGTAAGAACACACAGTCTACATTTGATACCAAATAAAGGAATACATATCAAGCAAATTTAAAGGTTTGACTTTCAAACACACACAAGGGAGGGGCAGACACATCACAAGCATACTAACATTAGGGAAGATCACACTCAAAGTTAAGGCAAGCTATACAGGGTTCATATTGGCAACAACACAAAGATACAGATGCTCATGTCCCTGGCAAACCAAATGTGAATTGATTGGTTTGCTTCTAGTACATTCATGGGTTGACGACACTACTTAGCACTTTCAAGTTCATGAATAAAGATTCAGACAAATAGTTATGACTGGCCACTTTTACAGAAGACATCAGAAACAAGATTGAACTCTCAACATGACTAGAAGTTCACAGATTTGAACATGGAATCCCTAAGGACTCAACAGAGTCATACTCCTAACAATATTAACCTTAACAAGTCATCATGTTCAGACAGTATCAACAAAGGACCTCATAAGTTTTAAGAATCAGGTTCAATTTCAAATTAACAATAGGGAAAGGACTAGAGTGGTTCGGGACAGAGCATGATATCAGGAATCAAACAGGAACATACGGTATTCTGTTAGTTATATGAACACTTCAAGTGAGGTTATGACTTCATATAGACAGGGGAGCCTTGCACATTACAAGATTAAGTTAAACATGTCATGAAGAGAGGGAGTTACAGATAAAGGAAGCATTGTATCAAAACAAGTTTAACTTAGACATAAGTCTATCTTCGTATCTAAGTGTAAAGTAGTCATGCTTcagcttttttttaaaaaaaaatatcactTGATTATAACAGAATAACTAAGTCCTACTTTTATGGAAGATAATCTTAAAGATAAATGCATGCAAGCTTCACAAAGTGAGCAGTAGTTTAAAGAGATTAAAGACAAGGAAGTACTGCACAAAGTAGGTTTTGAATTGAACATGTAACTGCAGGTTTTAACTGATCATGAGACAACTAAGTTTAGTTGTACAACAATTATCAATCACTTATAACAAAACATGATCATGACTTGTTTTATGAAGAAAGGATAACTCCATCTTAACAAAATGTATACAATATCACTATTGGGATTCATGAAAAGAAGACAGTTTAACTCAAACAAGATTGTTTCATGCAAATGCATCCAACAGTTAGGTATAGTCATGTGAATGCCATAGTAACAACCCAGAAGTTGTTTTCAAAGTTAACAGATACTAGTATAGAGAGGAAGAGCATATAAACACTTAGATTTTCATGCTTAAGTTAAATTGTAGGTGATATGAACTCAGGAACCTTCAAGTTTATCTCAATTAGGACTATTAAATCATATACTCGATCATATGACAAACGGAACACAGGGAAAACAATACGCAGATGTGAAGATCACAATAGAATCATTAATGAAAGATTATGAAGTTCAAGTAAGACATGAGCAGTCACTCAAGGCACATTACAACTTAAACATGTAGACTGTTGGAACTCAGAAACAAAAACCATCGAGAATCACTTAATTACTTGATCAATCATCTATTAAAGACTCAAAAGGCATGACCAATGATCACAAGCAGACAATATACTATCATAATCAGAACATAAGAGTTCACATACTAATTACAAACATCATAAACTACTGTAATTCTCAGAAGATAACTAGCACATTTATAGCATTTAAAGGAGATGAGCAAAAGAGAGAAACGAGGAATATACTGATCTTTTTGAGGGCAACAGACCAACCGAGGATCTCTCTTAGTGCTTTAGACCTTAGAGGCTTCAAGCTCGAAGCAACGATAATACTCAGAAACAAAGAACATGATTCAATAAGAAACCCTAGGTTTCAAAAATCAGAATTATTTTTAGAGGATAGTGAAGCTGTTTTTCTTCAGTGTTAGGTGTGTGTTTTTCGTGTGTTTGGTGAGAACATTAAAGGCCCCTTTTATAGTGCCATTTAAGGCTCTAGGGTTTCACAAATTCAAATCGGTAGTGGAGAGTGACGCATAGAAGATGATAATAGCAAGATTGAgtgaaatcaaaaataaaaggaGGGGAAAATAGTGTTGAGTTTACCTGAGAGGAGGGATCGCCCATTGAACGCAAAGAACCAACTGACAAATCCTAATGCCCAGAGGTCATTGCGTTTGACCTTTGGACAAGAATAATGATGATGGTGCTGATGAGATTCAACCATACATGCCATGGATTTGAAAGAACAAAGGAAGGAATATGCAAACTCAGTAACACAATTTGGGGTCTTagggtttgatttggtttttgaATTCTATCGGTGAAAATGGGAAAGAGTAGCAGGATTCGCGGATTGTAGAGGACATATAGGCATTTCAGGCTTTGATTGAGATTCCCTTGCACAATTTTGTGCAAGGTCTTTGAGACTGATGGGTTAGGGCAAGAGGAGAGTGGAGAGCATtttgggaaactagggcggccGAGTGAgggaaaatgattagggtttctgggggtgggggtgggttaGGGGGGTTAATTTGGTCTTTTGGCTTAAAGATGAGAGACGGAACGGGCGCCGTTGGATCTGTTGATCAACGACTCCGATTATTTGGTAATTAGGTTTTGTAGAAATGATTCAAGTGGGAAAATCGACGACCATTAGATAATAGGGTTTTGGACGGTTGAGATTAGATCTATGGGGGCGGGTATTTAGATCAAAAGAAAAAATCATAGAATAAACGTGAGCCATTGATCAGATGGATCAACGACTCAGATGTGGGTATGTTTGTTCGGTGAGTTGAGAGTGAGGGTGACGTGTCACAAGCCAATGGATGTAAAGAGAGTGGCTGGTATCACCATAGTGGAAAGAGATGGGTGTTTGGGTTGGGTGTATTTTCGGACTGGGCTTGCTAATTGggccaaaaataatttaaaaaatggcCACTTTGTCTTTGATTTGAGAATTGCGATTGTGGCCCTTTAGTCTTTTAACGCcttttgaatttaatttaaataaacttaataatttttaataaaatatagtaaaaattataattactatatatatactactaattatttaattaactatttgtaAAACACTTTGTTTTTCCTAAATTGCaacaataatttcaaatttcacataataatctaattaactaaaaattaaaaaataatttatcaaattaattataggatgtaatgtatatataagaattattattttaataatcttaaaaatagtaaatatatttgtaattacataatgtTAATACTACGcaattaattttaaaactaatacttaattaattcgTAAAAATATGTATTTCTTTTTACAAGAAAAcactttgaaaatatttattttaaattattaagtataaataaattaatttaaaaagggagggtcaaaattgaccgtcaacagctgcccctctttgaccggagacgatgaaagagtttttgggcaaagaaatgGAATCAAAGCCAATTTTGTCCCGACTTTTAAGCACGTATTGCAGGAAGTGGGGATGGTGAATTGCAGGATTAAGTTAAAGAAGAATCTGGGAAGATTTTGGTAATATTGGGGAATCTTTGTGAGATATTGGGGCCaaattctggctttgaattgcttTTACGTACCTCGGGCTTAACGAGGATCAAGCCTCATATAGTTTTGGAGTGAAGATTTTGAGAAAGCGACACTCGTAGGAATCGACCCAATATCGTATTATGACGATACGATGAGACGGAAGATTGGGCACTCATGATAGCTTGAATTTTACGGCTTGATTTGAAGGAATTGAAATTTTTGAGTTTCACTGATCGTCTTGAGCTTGGATCTTAGGCCCGCTAATGGGTTGGTTATCCCCATACCGTTGTAGTTTGGTCTGCTGCTAAGAAAAAGTTTCACGTTGCGGTGTTTGTTACTGTAAAGCAAATAAAATACACGCATACCAATATATTGTAATGTAGAATATATTAAGATGCAATGTAAATGATGCAGGAATGATGATGCATGGCTGTCGGCGAGTCGTTATTTGGGATCGAGATGATGGGATACTTGGTCTTGACTCAATTTGTTAGCTTGGATGTGTACCGTTCCGCAGCTGTCAGAGCATTTGAAAATTGTCTacacttgttgggagagcttgattgGTAGAGTGCGCCTGCGCTTGTCGGGAGAGCTTTGTACTAAGAAATGTCTCCGCTTGTCGGGAGAGATTTGTACTTAGAAATATCTCCGCTTGTCGGGAGAGCTTTGTACTGAGAAATGTCTCTGCTTGTCGGGAGAGCTTGATTTGTAAAGTGCGTCGTCACTTGTTGGGAGATCTTTACACTGAAATGTAAAGTAATCTCCGCTTGGGAGTGATTGACTACCGTAATCATGCCTGAAGCTGCATGAGCAAAATGTTAAAACATTCAAGGTAATTGTAAATGAAATgaaagcatgcccaagagatactcttgactgcgAAACTAAGTTGCGGCCATCGATTGGCAGAACATCGGCGACGAGGTTTGTGATTGTCTATTCTGGCATCCGTTGCGATAGAGCGGCGATGCGAATTGCTTTGCTGGCAAAGTTTGTagtttgctatatacaaggcTCCGATTGGCGAAGCCGACGTTCGATTTGTACAAGGCACTCCGATTAATTGAGCTGACGGTTTGCTACATACATGACTTCAACTGGTAAAGTCTACGTTTGATTTGTACAGGGCGTTCCGATTGAGCTGATGATTTCCTATATACAAGACTTCAATTGGCAAAGCCGACGACTCATTTGTACAAGGTGCTCTGATTAGTTGACATGCGGTTTGCTATGTACAAGTTTTCCCGTATCAGCGGTCTGACTCCATGGTACCTATAAAGGATTCAAAAGTTAGCTTTAGCTGTACTAGAAAATTctaagagaaaaggaaaagagatagtcTTAGGCAAGTGGCGGATATATCATTGCCCTAGTGTGGTCCTAGTGCTTCCTTACTCCTTGTCGACCCTGCACTAAAAGAAAACTTCTTagtggttggggggggggggagttgtCGACCACAGTATTGGTTTGCCCCGACCTGGGACATGATTACGCCGTGAAGTTTGGTAGATGGAACAATTTACTGTATAGGTATATCTTGTTTTAGAAAACATTTTGAAGATAGCTTGTTTTTTAAGGCAAATGCCATCATTCCGGATTATGACATGTTACGAAAGGTTCTCCACACGTGAGCGTATCTTCTTGAAGTTGATACCGATCTTCCGTGATGCTTCTGACAAAGCTGCTACTTGCTGTCATGACTACGTCCTAATTTGAACTAATGCATTACAAGGCTTTTCCTAAGGTTATGACTGAACCCtttcaggttgcctacgtatccgaAATGGATTCAAGTATGAACGTAGTTTGTGGATTATgatgaaatatggtgaaaatgATCGAGCCTGACTCAGACaacctacgtatccaaatggaatgAGGTCAAGACGTAGTTCGATTACAACATATGCGAAATGATGAGATTAAGAATGAAAATGGCCGAGTCTGACTTAGACAACCTATGTATCCAAGTGGAATCAGGCCaaaacgtagttcaattacaaaagatgACTAAATACGATGACGATTGCCTATGCATTCCTTTTCTAAGGAAATCAAGTTGGCATAGTTCCTGAGCAACGTACAAAAGTGATATTTGGGTTTTCTATTACAAGAGAAAGGGGGAGAGAAACcgaaccctatgtgggttgccttcGTATTCTTCAGTGGAAagtcaggttgaacgtagttctATTACATTAAAACCTAACTCTATTTATCTtcagacatagtatctcttgattacgtctgagttgataggcttcGTGTTGACTCTTCCATCTATTTCTGCCAAGATTAGAGCTCTACCCAACAATGCTCGGTGAACCACGTAAGAACCTTGCCAGTTTGGTgtgaactttcctttggcttcttttTGATGGGGAAATAGTTTCTTCAAaaccaactgccccggtgtgaattggcGAGGCTTCACTCTCTCGTTAAATACGCTGGACATCCTGTTATGATATagctgaccatgacatactgcatccATTCTTTTCTCATTAATGAGCATGAGTTATTCCTGTCTGACCCGTATCCACTCTGCGTCATCCAATTTTGCCTTTTGAATCATTCTTAAAGACGGTATCTCAACCTATGCGGGTATCACAActtcagtgccgtataccaacatGTACGGCGTTGCCCTAGAGGTAGTCCGATAacccaataaagcaaaaggtagtttctcgtgccattgtctgtgaTTGTTTCCTTCTTTTCGCAGAATcctctttatattcttgttggttgCCTCGACTGCCCCATTCATTTGTGGTATGTAGGCTATGGAATTGCAGTGGATGATTCTGAACTTCTCACAGATTTCTCTCATAAGGTTGCTGTTGAGGTTAGCATCATTGTCAGTAATGATAGATTCtggtatcccaaatctgcagacgATGTTGTTACGGACAAAATATGCCACTACCTTCTTCGTGAGGGCCTTGTAAGTATATGCcttgacccatttggtgaaatagtcgatagcTACCAATGAAACGATGTCCGTTTGATGTGGTAGGTTCTATAGGTCCAATCACGTCCCTACCCCTGGTGGCGAACGGCCAAGGTGAACCCATTACATTTAACTCATTTGGTGGAACCTGGATGAAATCCCCGTGAATATAgcactggtgacacttctgcACGTAGCGGATACTGTCGCTTTCCATAGCCATCCAAAAGTATCCAACTCTCAAAATCTTCTTAGCCAATGTgaacccattcatgtggggtccgcgcGTCACTGCATGTATTTCTTCCAATAGTCTTGTTGCTTCAGCAGCgtctacacatctcaacaaacctaTGTCTCGGGTCATCTTGTACAGGATTCCCCGTTGAGGAAAAAATGGTTTGCCAGCCTCCCGAGGGCTCGCTTTTGACCATTAATAGCATCTTCCGGTTATTCTCTGGTTGCAAGGAATCTCTTGATGTCGTGATACCATGGTTTACCTCCTGGTTCTTCATCTACATGGAAGCAATAGGCATGTTGATCCCTGATCTCTACCTTGATAGGGTCAATGTAGTTCTTGTCCGGATGCAGAATCATATATGATAGGGTTGCAAgggcatcggcgaactcattctgaatcctgGGGACATGCTTGAACTCAATCTTTGTGAACTTCTTACACATCTCCTTCGCATAGTGCATGTATAGAAGTATCTTGACATTCTTGGGGGACCATTCTCCTTGGACTTGGTGTATCAACAAATCGGAATTTCCTATGACCAAAAGTTCTTTGATATTCATTCGACTGCCATTCTGATCCTAAGGATGCATGCTTCGTATTAAGCGATATTATTAGTGCAAGGAAATCTTATCTTTGACGATGCTGGATAGTATGTCTAGATTCCGAAATCAGGACTGCCCCAATTCCGACTACTTTGAAATTgtttgctccatcgaaaaacattcgcCACCCAGGGTATGATTCTACAATATACTCTCCGGCAAATAGTACTTCTTCATCGGGGAAATACGTGGTAAGGGGTTCGTAATCACCATCCACTGGATTTTCTTTGAGGTGGTCGGCTAAAGCTTGTCCTTTGATAGCCTTCCGAGTTATGTATACAATGTCAAATTTGCTGAGGAGAATTTGCCATTTAGCTAGCTTTCCGGTCGGCATTGGCATTTGGAAAATGTACTTGAGCGGGTCGAGCCTAGATATCCGATGCGTAGTGTGTGCCGACATATAATGCCTTAATTTTTGAGCAATCCAAGTTAGAGCTCAACAAGTGTGTTCTATCAGGGTATACTTGGCCTCGCATGGCGTAAACTTCTTACttaagtagtagatggcctgctcctttctcccaGTTTCATCATGCTTCCCCAACACACAGCCGAAGCCGTTATCCAAGACTTACAAATAGAGCAATAATGGCTTCCCTGGTTCTGGAGGAACCAACACTGGCGGGTTTGGTAGATACTcattgattttgtcgaaggctttctggcactcttctgtccattttgtggcggcatctttcttcaacagtttGAAAATAGGTTCACAGATTACCGTGGACTGGGCTATGaaacgactgatgtaattcaatctacTCAGGAAACTCATGACATCTTTCTTGCTCTTTGATGGCGTTAATTCCtgaatggccttgatttttgatggttcTAGTTTTATCCCCCTTCCTGCTTACAATGAAGCCAATATTTTTCCAGCGGGGACTCCGAACGCGCACTTTGCTgagttcaacttcaaattgtaccttcgcAGGCATtcgaaaaatttcctcaagtcgTCCAAGGGCGCTAAGTTTTTTCGAGACTttatgatgacgtcatccacatacacttcGATCTCCTTAAAAATCATGTCGTGAAAGAGggtcgtcatggccctcatgtaggtggcgccAGTGTTCTTGAGACCGAACGGCATAACTCTATAACAGTAGACTCTCTAAGGTGTGGTGAAAGCCGTcctctctgcatcttcctcatgtATCAAGATTTGATGGTATCtagcaaaacaatccacaaatgactgCAGTTCATTCTTTGCACAGTTGTCGATgaggatgtggatatttggcaaggGAAATCATCTTTTGGActagctttgttgagatctcGGTAGTCCACACATATTTTGATCTTCCCGTCTTTCTTGGGTATTGGGACGATATTTGCCAACCAGCTTGGATAGTTGGTGACCCTTACTACATTTGCTTCTATctgtttggtcacttcttcctttATCCTCAGACTTAAATCGGGTATGAATTTTCTGGGTTTCTTCTTGACTGGTGGTCTAGTAGGATTGG is drawn from Nicotiana tabacum cultivar K326 chromosome 9, ASM71507v2, whole genome shotgun sequence and contains these coding sequences:
- the LOC142163880 gene encoding uncharacterized protein LOC142163880, whose product is MPTGKLAKWQILLSKFDIVYITRKAIKGQALADHLKENPVDGDYEPLTTYFPDEEVLFAGEYIVESYPGWRMFFDGANNFKDQNGSRMNIKELLVIGNSDLLIHQVQGEWSPKNVKILLYMHYAKEMCKKFTKIEFKHVPRIQNEFADALATLSYMILHPDKNYIDPIKVEIRDQHAYCFHVDEEPGGKPWYHDIKRFLATRE